The following are encoded together in the Xanthobacter autotrophicus Py2 genome:
- a CDS encoding Chloride channel core (PFAM: Chloride channel core~KEGG: vch:VCA0526 H(+)/Cl(-) exchange transporter clcA), which produces MIPSAPVDPRRTPRDAVYYALAAGSGLVVGAVGTVFHMAVDGISRWPDLVRAHLDGPLLYLAMSAVAAVMVAAAVALVRAFAPEAAGSGVQEIEGALEGLRPVRWKRVLPVKFVGGVLALGSGLVAGREGPTIHMGAAITKALSDAVGLGTRDTRGLLAAGAAAGLAAAFNAPLAAILFVIEETRRQFPYGLRTYSAVILCSVASAVMAEAINGSGPDMKLAVPDMPLLLLPAFVVLGAVLGAVGVAFNHALVASLDAARRLALKVSPYLLPVLVGAAVGPLILLRPEATFGGEQLAVSLPGLGLPALTLAGIVIIRFAMTMASYSTGIPGGIFAPILALATAVGVLFATLLALAVPMPPDAVAAFGVAAMGGLFSATVRAPLVGMVLVAELTGAYDLLVPVILTCVTANLVAEALGGKPIYEVLLDRTLRLAGTPRHEAPPASEELGGWDERERKTKV; this is translated from the coding sequence GTGATTCCCTCCGCGCCTGTCGATCCCCGCCGAACGCCGCGCGACGCCGTTTATTACGCCCTCGCCGCCGGGTCCGGGCTTGTGGTAGGCGCGGTGGGCACGGTCTTCCACATGGCCGTGGATGGGATTTCCCGGTGGCCGGACCTTGTGCGCGCACATCTCGACGGTCCCCTGCTCTATCTCGCCATGTCGGCGGTGGCGGCGGTGATGGTGGCGGCGGCGGTGGCCCTGGTGCGCGCCTTCGCGCCCGAGGCGGCCGGATCTGGCGTACAGGAGATCGAGGGGGCGCTGGAAGGCCTGCGGCCGGTGCGCTGGAAGCGGGTGCTGCCGGTGAAGTTCGTCGGCGGCGTGCTGGCGCTGGGCTCAGGCCTGGTGGCCGGACGGGAGGGGCCGACCATCCACATGGGCGCCGCCATCACCAAGGCCCTGTCGGACGCGGTCGGGCTCGGCACCCGGGATACACGCGGCCTGCTTGCCGCCGGCGCGGCGGCCGGGCTGGCCGCCGCCTTCAACGCCCCGCTGGCCGCCATCCTGTTCGTGATCGAGGAGACGCGGCGCCAATTTCCCTATGGCCTGCGCACCTATAGCGCCGTCATCCTCTGTTCGGTGGCCAGCGCTGTGATGGCCGAGGCCATCAACGGCTCCGGACCGGACATGAAGCTCGCGGTACCGGACATGCCCCTCCTGCTGCTGCCCGCATTCGTGGTTCTGGGGGCGGTGCTGGGGGCGGTGGGGGTGGCCTTCAACCACGCGCTGGTGGCGTCGCTGGATGCGGCGCGGCGGCTGGCGCTGAAGGTCTCGCCCTATCTGCTGCCGGTGCTGGTGGGGGCGGCGGTGGGGCCGCTTATCCTGCTGCGGCCGGAGGCGACCTTCGGCGGCGAGCAGCTGGCGGTGTCCCTGCCCGGCCTCGGCCTGCCGGCGCTAACGCTGGCGGGCATCGTCATCATCCGCTTCGCCATGACCATGGCGAGCTACTCCACTGGAATTCCAGGCGGAATCTTCGCCCCGATCCTGGCGTTGGCGACCGCCGTTGGGGTCCTGTTCGCGACCCTGCTGGCGCTGGCGGTGCCGATGCCTCCCGATGCGGTGGCGGCGTTCGGGGTCGCCGCCATGGGCGGGTTGTTCTCGGCCACGGTGCGGGCGCCGCTGGTGGGCATGGTGCTGGTGGCCGAACTTACCGGCGCCTATGACCTTCTTGTTCCAGTGATTTTGACCTGCGTTACCGCCAATCTGGTGGCCGAGGCGCTGGGCGGAAAGCCCATCTACGAGGTGCTGCTGGACCGCACCCTGCGCCTTGCCGGAACCCCGCGCCACGAGGCCCCGCCCGCCAGCGAGGAGCTCGGCGGCTGGGACGAACGCGAACGGAAGACGAAGGTCTAA